A stretch of the Balaenoptera musculus isolate JJ_BM4_2016_0621 chromosome 18, mBalMus1.pri.v3, whole genome shotgun sequence genome encodes the following:
- the SLC25A30 gene encoding kidney mitochondrial carrier protein 1, with protein MSALNWKPFVYGGLASITAECGTFPIDLTKTRLQIQGQKNDANFKEIRYRGMLHALVRIGREEGLKALYSGIAPAMLRQASYGTIKIGTYQSLKRLFVERPEDETLLINVVCGILSGVISSTIANPTDVLKIRMQAQNNTLQGGMIGNFIHIYQQEGTRGLWKGVSLTAQRAAIVVGVELPVYDLTKKHLILSGLMGDTVYTHFLSSFTCGLAGALASNPVDVVRTRMMNQRVLQDGRCPGYTGSLDCLLQTWKNEGFFALYKGFWPNWLRLGPWNIIFFVTYEQLKKLDL; from the exons ATGTCAGCCCTGAACTGGAAGCCCTTCGTGTACGGAGGCCTGGCCTCCATCACAGCGGAGTGCG gtacTTTTCCAATTGATTTAACCAAGACACGGCTCCAGATTCAAGGCCAGAAGAACGATGCAAACTTTAAAGAAATCAGGTATCGAGGAATGTTGCATGCGTTAGTGAGGATAGGCAGAGAGGAAGGCCTGAAAGCACTGTATTCAGG GATTGCTCCTGCGATGTTGCGCCAGGCTTCCTATGGCACCATCAAGATAGGCACCTACCAGAGCTTGAAGCGCTTATTTGTCGAGCGCCCGGAAG atgaaacCCTTCTGATAAACGTGGTCTGTGGAATTCTCTCTGGAGTCATATCCTCAACCATTGCTAATCCAACTGATGTTTTGAAA ATTCGGATGCAAGCACAAAACAACACCCTTCAAGGAGGAATGATAGGCAACTTCATTCACATTTACCAGCAAGAGGGAACAAGAGGACTTTGGAAG GGCGTGTCCCTTACTGCTCAGAGGGCCGCTATTGTTGTTGGTGTGGAGCTGCCGGTCTACGACCTCACCAAGAAACATCTGATTCTCTCGGGCTTGATGGGAGACACTGTGTATACCCATTTCCT CTCAAGCTTCACCTGTGGGCTGGCGGGGGCCCTGGCCTCAAACCCTGTCGATGTGGTGAGGACGCGTATGATGAATCAGAGAGtccttcaagatggcagatgCCCTGGCTACACAGGTTCTCTGGATTGCTTGTTACAG ACATGGAAGAATGAAGGGTTTTTTGCTCTATATAAAGGGTTTTGGCCAAATTGGTTGAGACTTGGTCCTTGGAATATTATT TTCTTTGTGACATATGAGCAGTTGAAGAAATTAGATTTGTGA